A stretch of the Lactuca sativa cultivar Salinas chromosome 9, Lsat_Salinas_v11, whole genome shotgun sequence genome encodes the following:
- the LOC111893950 gene encoding WAT1-related protein At1g25270 encodes MVTVEKICNVIHDLKPVLLMLTVQTTFAGVNVLYKLAANDGMNLPILVAYRFIFSTAFIVPLALLVERNKRPKLTWMILLQASCCGLFGGSLAQNFYIKALSLTSATFAAATTNLIPAITFVLAVCFRMERLGWKSSPGAAKVIGTVLGVGGAMLLTFYKGIDLHLWKTNVDLLHGKQHGPGGQHSSHDRVLGSLLAMGSCISYSIWLIIQTNLVKKYPCPYSVTALTSSLGAVQAVGFGLCTERHWGDWKLGWNIRLLTVAYTGMLASGLMFTFIACCVQMRGPLFVSAFNPLMLLLVAIAGSLVLNESLHLGSVLGAILIIVGLYAVLWGKGKEVKKVAQLCPVRESSVGSYNGAINGESQGSSFEVICDSDSKHSSLRSGNSESRRIEVVVTSSG; translated from the exons ATGGTAACGGTGGAGAAGATCTGCAACGTCATTCATGATCTGAAGCCGGTGTTGCTGATGCTGACTGTTCAGACGACGTTTGCCGGAGTTAATGTTCTTTACAAACTGGCGGCTAATGATGGCATGAATCTTCCTATTCTTGTCGCTTATCGATTTATCTTCTCCACTGCATTCATTGTTCCACTTGCACTTTTGGTTGAAAG GAACAAAAGGCCAAAATTGACATGGATGATACTCTTGCAAGCCTCTTGTTGTGGTCTATTTGG TGGCTCGCTGGCACAAAATTTCTACATAAAAGCGTTATCTTTGACATCAGCCACATTCGCAGCGGCTACCACCAATCTTATTCCCGCCATTACCTTCGTGCTGGCGGTTTGTTTTag GATGGAAAGGTTGGGTTGGAAGAGTAGCCCTGGTGCAGCAAAAGTCATAGGGACTGTATTAGGGGTTGGTGGGGCCATGTTGTTGACTTTTTATAAGGGCATTGACCTTCACCTATGGAAGACCAACGTTGACCTTTTGCATGGTAAACAACATGGACCAGGTGGTCAACATTCAAGTCATGATAGGGTTTTGGGCTCTTTATTGGCCATGGGTAGTTGCATCAGTTATTCCATCTGGTTAATCATTCAG ACAAATTTGGTCAAAAAATATCCTTGTCCTTATTCAGTCACAGCCCTCACATCGTCATTAGGTGCTGTACAAGCAGTCGGGTTTGGGTTATGCACCGAAAGACATTGGGGTGATTGGAAGCTTGGTTGGAACATTAGACTTCTAACAGTGGCTTATACG GGTATGTTGGCGTCTGGTTTAATGTTTACATTTATTGCATGTTGTGTGCAAATGAGAGGTCCGTTATTTGTATCGGCTTTTAATCCTTTAATGCTTCTACTTGTGGCTATCGCTGGATCTTTAGTCTTGAATGAGAGCCTACACTTGGGAAG TGTCTTGGGTGCGATATTGATAATCGTTGGACTCTATGCTGTATTGTGGGGTAAAGGTAAAGAGGTGAAGAAGGTGGCTCAACTGTGTCCAGTAAGAGAATCTAGCGTAGGAAGTTATAATGGTGCCATTAATGGTGAATCACAAGGCTCAAGCTTTGAGGTTATTTGTGATAGTGATTCAAAACACTCAAGTCTCCGAAGTGGCAATAGTGAATCTAGACGTATTGAGGTTGTTGTGACTTCCTCAGGTTGA